In the genome of Arachis stenosperma cultivar V10309 chromosome 2, arast.V10309.gnm1.PFL2, whole genome shotgun sequence, the window aactaatataataaatcataaataactcattatttaatttctaaaaactcAGTCGTTGCTGATTTCTTGATATTGTTTACTTCTCTATTTTTtcatcatctttttcttttcctataAATACTCAAAAAACTAAAGCACAAAAATTTTGATGTAAAACACATAAATTTTGGTGCCTAAAAAATTTGTATGTTTATGTCTTAAAAATTTGTGTATTatgtaaaaatttatatactatACCAATAAAATACGTGTAATATACAAGATACTAATGTATATATCATAGCAAGTTACAAACATAAAaaatcaagaaattcaaaaagtGGTTCCTTAGTTggttaaattttattgaagttataGTTAGTTTTTTTACTTAGTCTTAAATaaacttgtatatatatatatagccgtACTTAGTTGTAGGGAATACAATGGTTCTTTTTCATAACTCAATTCTATCTAGTTTTATTCTATTGCATTTAGTgcacaattttatttttttcttttagaatCTAAATGCACCATTATTCGTTCATGtaacataaattttaatttacaacacaaaaattttaatttatagtataaaaattttgatttgcACTACAGACATCTTTTAAGAATTAtataattagaacattgatttATCCAATTCATAAAATATATTTGCAACAAAAATTTGTGTATTATgtataaaaatttatgtattatattttgaaaatttatatgCTAGTGTAAAAATATTTGTACTATATGATAAATTTATGTAATACattatgctttaaaaatttgtgtattatattaataaatttttatattttctaacaataaaataaatttttatactcttcaataaaaatttaagtacagtataataataataataataataataataataataataataataataataatatacatacattttttttttctgttaaaCTTTACACCAATTTAGTTGcacttaattataaaaagacTTATGCAGGAGGTACTGATTACGCGTCGGATATAGTTCGGACGCTGATGGTTGGTATAGAATTTTATGTATGAATTGGTATTAATGATGAATTAACGAGAAAACGAGAGCCCTGATGGAGTGAGAGAAGAGAGATGTTGTGCATACCCAGCTGCAGCCGATTCATTTCCTGCTCCCAACACAACCACAGCCTTCGTTTTGGTCTTCACCTTCACAAACACCCACTAACGTTGAGCTTCATCCACTGTGGGTCCCACCACCATCAAATGTCAACGTCGTCCTTCGACTTCGACTTCCTCGCCAAGAAGCCTTACACTCCTCCTTCTTGGGCCTCCCACCTCAACCCTTTACCCTCTCATGTCTTCTCTCTTGCCCATGTAACTGAATATTCAAATAATATCATAACGCATCTTTGTTTTAATTCTTTCTTCATCTTTGTTTTCTCCCCTTTTACtgtttttgttattattatctTCGTCAGCGTCCTACGCCAATTCACAGATGGAACCTCCCCAATTTGCCACCAAATACCGAACTCTGGCTCAAGGTTAGATGCTGTTACTATTCATTTCGAAACCCTTGCTTTTTAACTAATAACTGTTTATCTGAGACTGTTTTGATTCATTTCTCGAAATTTTACTTTCATGATTTGTTGTTGTCGTTGTTGTTGTTTCGCATATACATAGCGGGACGACCTTTCAGGAATGCAACTGAGTGGAAACAAGGTCAGGAAATTGGAATTCTTGATGGCAGATGCTGTGTCGCAAGGCGCTGACTGCATAATCACGATTGGAGGCATTCAGAGCAACCACTGCCGCGCCACTGCGGTGGCGGCCAAATACTTAaaccttgattgttatcttatACTCCGCACTTCTAAGGTTGGAgaatttattttccattttaatttaatttcctgtttttAATATTGGTTATAGAACTAGCACCTTATTTGAACAAATTACCATTTCTGTTGACAATTCTAACTATTAAACATGTAAACTAACTTTGggtaattttattgaattaaccTGATTTTTAATGAGTATCAAGTTAGCttatatcttttattattagaatTGTATCAAGTTAGCttatatcttttattattagaatTGTTCAAGCTTGAATCTTTTATGGTAAAAAACACTAATTTATTCACCTTAATTACATTTTGTTTCCTATTATTGATTGGAATATTTGGTGAAGTGGTGAAACCAATGCACAAAATCATAAATGGTTTAAATTGCAGTTGCGGTTACATAGCATTTCTAGCAATTATAgaaaattgcaaggaaatgtAGCTGATGGCAGATGTTGCTATGATGCTGTTGTGGAGTGTTGCAACAGCATTATCGTGGCTTTAGTTGCTGTTCAGACTGTAACTTAAAACTACGAAATCATATAAAAttaggaaagagaaaaaaaactaTGGTGATATTTCAAATTAATAGtgagaagaaagaaggaaaaaaaaagtctTGTCAATTTCAGGCCCTTGTCGACCAAGACCCAGGATTGGTAGGCAATCTCCTGGTTGAGCGTTTGGTAGGAGCACATGTTGAACTTATATCAAAAGAAGAGTATGGAAGAATTGGAAGTGTGGTGAGCACACTCTCAgtttttgttttgttctttCTTAGTTGTTGTACCAATTCATTCACAAGCTACTTTACTCTTAAAACATATTTCACTGCATCCCTTATTTCTTGTATGTTAACTCACTTAATTTGTCCTGTGTTTGCTGACATTCATATTATGGTTTTTCATATTCACACCAAGAAAGACATAATGACTTCGAAACCAAGTTTTAAACTTATAATACAACTTCCATGAAGTATGAAAGCTTTCCTTTTGAAGTTTAGCTATTGGCTATTTTTGCTTTGAAATTAGTAAATATCATTATTGAGAAAGCTAAAAGGTGTACCTTCTTCAACAGCTATCTTACTTGGTACAAGAATGATCTAGAAATATTTCTCCACCATAATGCAGCAAACGTGTTGCTGCTAATGTTGTGCCAGACACTTGGTTTTCATTGTTGTAATATATCTATAGAACGTCATTGCTGAATGtgttaatttttatctttttcctCTATTTCCATATGTATTTTGCAATAATTGGTTATTGTAAGCTTCTGTGTTTCCCCAAATTTTGGTTTTAGCTGGATTTCCCCCCGATTTACATGTTATCTGCTCTCATTCTGCAAATTGTTGCTACAGTCATGCGGCATTAATTAATGAACAATAGTTTCCTGTTCTCTGGTTGATTTGATTTGGCATATTTATTATTTAGGAAGCAACAATTTTTGCTGTTTAGTGCCATTTTTTTATGTCATTTGTGTTTTAATACTTTAGTGTAGATATTGCTAAACAATAACATAATATTTACCATCAAACTGTTTCCTAGACACTCACCAATGTTCTAAAAGAGAAGTTGATAAAGGAAGGGAGAAAGCCATATATTATTCCCGTTGGTGGATCAAACTCTTTAGGAACATGGTGAGTGAGACAAAATCA includes:
- the LOC130960951 gene encoding bifunctional D-cysteine desulfhydrase/1-aminocyclopropane-1-carboxylate deaminase, mitochondrial isoform X1, which gives rise to MLCIPSCSRFISCSQHNHSLRFGLHLHKHPLTLSFIHCGSHHHQMSTSSFDFDFLAKKPYTPPSWASHLNPLPSHVFSLAHRPTPIHRWNLPNLPPNTELWLKRDDLSGMQLSGNKVRKLEFLMADAVSQGADCIITIGGIQSNHCRATAVAAKYLNLDCYLILRTSKALVDQDPGLVGNLLVERLVGAHVELISKEEYGRIGSVTLTNVLKEKLIKEGRKPYIIPVGGSNSLGTWGYIEAIREIEQQIQSEANDIKFDDIVVACGSGGTIAGLSLGSSLSTLKARVHAFSVCDDPDYFHNFVQGLLDGLNAGVNSRDIVDILNAKGLGYALNTSEELNFVREIAAATGVVLDPVYSGKAAYGLLKDMSENSKKWEGRKILFIHTGGLLGLYDKVDQMASLVGNWRRMDVAESVPRQDGIGKMF
- the LOC130960951 gene encoding putative D-cysteine desulfhydrase 1, mitochondrial isoform X2 is translated as MLCIPSCSRFISCSQHNHSLRFGLHLHKHPLTLSFIHCGSHHHQMSTSSFDFDFLAKKPYTPPSWASHLNPLPSHVFSLAHRPTPIHRWNLPNLPPNTELWLKRDDLSGMQLSGNKVRKLEFLMADAVSQGADCIITIGGIQSNHCRATAVAAKYLNLDCYLILRTSKALVDQDPGLVGNLLVERLVGAHVELISKEEYGRIGSVTLTNVLKEKLIKEGRKPYIIPVGGSNSLGTCGGTIAGLSLGSSLSTLKARVHAFSVCDDPDYFHNFVQGLLDGLNAGVNSRDIVDILNAKGLGYALNTSEELNFVREIAAATGVVLDPVYSGKAAYGLLKDMSENSKKWEGRKILFIHTGGLLGLYDKVDQMASLVGNWRRMDVAESVPRQDGIGKMF